CCGCGCTACGATAGCGCCGCAGGACGTTTGCAAAACAAGGACGAGGTCAACGCGCTTATCGAAGCCTGGACCAGTCAACGCGCGAAGCACGACGTGATGAAGATCCTCGCCGGGGCCGGGGTACCGTGCGGGGCGTGCCAAGACACCGGCGAGATCCTGAACGATCCCCATCTGCGTGCGCGCGACATGATTCTTGAGGTCGAGCATCCGGTGCGGGGACCGTATTTCGTTGCCGGCAACCCGGTGAAACTCTCCGCCTCCCAGGTGACGATCGGCGCCGCGCCGTTGCTTGGAGAGCACAATCGGGACATCTTAGCGGAGCTGGGTTACAGCGCAGGAGAGGTGGCCGCGCTGAAAGAGGAAGGCGCGATTTAATACAGAAGGCGAGCGACGGAAGGCAGAAGACGTACAATCGCATCTCGTTTGACGCTTCACCTTCTTGAACAAGTCAATTACACACACCCATAAAGGAGGGTCGTCATGGCTAAAGGTATCATTTCTGCGGATTCTCACTTCGTCGAACCGCCGAGCATGTGGGCGGAACGGCTTGACAAGAAGTTCCGTGATCGCGCTCCGCATACCGTGCGCGGGCTCAACGGCAGAGACGGGGAATTCTTCGTCTGCCAGAACATCAACCCCTTTCCGGTCGCGGCGTTCTTTGGTGCCGGCGTACCTTCGGAAGTGCTGGCTGAGCACAATAAAAAGGGTATGGAAGCCGCCCCAGCCAGCGTGTGGGATCCAGATGCTCGCTTGAAGGACCAAGACCGCGATGGCGTGCTGGCGGAAGTCATCTATACGTCGATGGGCATGCCGCTCTATATGCTCGATGATAGCGAACTCCGTGACGCGTGCTTCCGCGCCTATAACGATTGGGCGGTGGATTATTGCAGCCATAATCCCAAACGCCTGCTCCCACTCGGCCTGCTCTCGCTGGAAGATATTCCATCTGGCGTAGAAGAGATGCAACGCATTGCCAAAAGAGGGGTGCGTGGCGCGATGATCTGGGCTGAGGCACCGAGTGACAAACCGTATAACCATGCGGACTATGATCCAGTCTGGGCCGCCGCCCAGGATCTACAATTCCCGCTTTCGTTGCATGTCCTCACTGGTCGGAAAGGGACTGGCGTCGATTTCTTCTCGGGAAACCTCGCGTTGCAAGCCTCCACCTTGCACCACGAAGTGGAACGCTCACTCGCGGTGTTTGTGTTGGGCGGTGTGTTGGAACGGTTCCCCAAGTTGACGATCGTCTCCGCTGAGAACGATGTTGCGTGGTTCCCGTACTTCATGTGGCGGATGGACATGATTCACAGCCGGCTCGGTGGTCTGGCCGGTACGAAGCTCAGCATGAAGCCGAGCGAGTACATCAAGCGGCAGGTCTACGCTACCTTCATCAACGAACCCATCTTCCTCAAAACGATGGACCTCTACGGCCCGGACAACGCCATGTGGTCGTCTGACTACCCGCACACGGCGGCAACGTGGCCTCGGTCCCAAGAGTTCATTAACAAGACCTTTACCGGCCTCTCCGAGGCGGAGCGTGAGAAGATCGTCCATGATACCGCCGTCAAGGTGTATCGGATCGACCTGTAATTCTTCCGGCTTCCAGGGGCGTCCAGCCGGACGCCCCTACACCGTCGGGAGTCCTTGCGCCGGCAGCCACACCCGAAACGTCGCGCCTTTTCCCACTTCGCTCTCGACCGCAATTGTCCCACCCAATAAGCTCAAGAGTCGCTTGGCGATATGCAGCCCTAACCCGAAGCCGTTGCCGTTCTCCTCGCTGCTCCCTTCCGCTTTCTGGAACGCCTCGAAAATTAGGGATTGTTGATCTGCGGGAATCCCCGCCCCGGTATCTTTCACACAGAACAGTACGCCTTCGGCTTGGCGGGTCGCCGATATCGTCACGTTTCCCGCTTTGGTGAATTTGACTGCATTCCCTACCAGGTTTTTCAACACGACCTTGAGCTTGCCCACATCCGTCCTGATGAACGGCAGTTCCTCTTCGATAATCCACCGATACGTCAGCCCTGACAGCTCGCACAGCCCTTGCGTTTCTCTTTCTACTTCTAGGAGCACCTCGCGCACGTTGGTTTCTGTGAGCGCGAGTGGGGCACGTCCGGCTTCCAAGCGATTGAAATCCAACACGCCGGTAATGAGATCGTACAACCCACGCGCATTTTTATTGACCCGCTGGAGAAACGCGCGCTGTTGGCCAGCGGAAAAATCCTCCGGCAGGTCGAGGAGCATGTCGATATAGCCGAGAATCACGTTCAGCGGAGTACGCAGCTCATGAGACATGGTCGCCAGGAACTCGCTTTTTGCCCGATCGGCTGCCTCGGCGGCTTCCTTAGCTTTGGCTAACTCCTGGACGCGCAATTCCAGCTCGTCTCGTGCCTTGCGCAAGGCTCTTTCCAACCGCACCTCTTCAGTCACGTCTTGGGCATAACCCAGCACGTAGAGAGGCCGCCCGTCCTCCTCGTACCACACGTTATGGTACTTCCAGATTCTCTTTTCTCCGGTCTGGGTCACCACCTGCATTAACCCTTCATCCGCGTGCTGGTGCCGAATACGTTCGAGATACAAATCGAACAAGGGAAGAAAAGCAGGAGCAAGAAAATCGCGTAGCGTCTTCCCCTTCCAGGCATCGGGCGCGTAGCCCAAGGCATTTGCGGAGGCGGGATTCACATAGAGGAGATTGCCGTCGAAATCGTGCAGACAAATCAAGCCAAGACTGTGTTCGACCAGGTGGCGATAGCGTCGGTCCTGCTCGTCCGGTGCCGTCATTTGCTGGAGCTGTCTCTTGGGTTTCTCGATGTCAGCCATGTCGTTCCGATCTTTTCTGCGACGAGTGAACTGCTCTCCTTTCTTACAGAACAGCAGGGCGTGTTGACAAGCCACTCGATTCCTCCTTAAGGGAAGCCTAGAGGAAAAGGAGGAAATCATGTCTACCATACCGAAGTTTGCGCAATTGCCCCTGGTCGGCCAGACCGCCGAGCGTCATGCCTGGGAGGTGTTCGGTCGTGACGATCAGCTTGGCACTGTGAATTTGCTCACGCCGGAACGCGTGCGCCACGCCGCCACGCTGGTGCGTACCGGTCGGACGATTAACCTGAATTTGCCGCTCAACTTTCCTATTACCCTCTACAGCGGCTTTCGCTCCGGCTATCGCCATCACATCGAAGTGAATCGCGGCGGTCGCGACGACTATGTGGACAATTTCGCCATGCAAGGCTCCAGTCAGTGGGATAGCTTGCGCCACATTCGCTTCCGAGAGTTTGGGTATTACGGCGGACGGCAAGATGAAGATGTGGACGGAAAAGGACTGTTGGGCATCGAGCATTGGGCGCAGCATGGCATCATCGGTCGTGGCGTGCTCCTTGACGCCGCCGGATACATGGAGCGCCAGGGGACGCCGCTGGACGCGACTAAGAAGTTTGCCATGGACGGCGCCTTCCTCGAAGCCGTCGCCAACGCCGAAGGTCTGCAACTCCAGCACGGCGACATCCTCCTGCTGCGCACCGGTTGGTTGACTTGGTATAAGACGCTCGACGAAGCGGGGCGTGAAGCGCTGCGCGGTACGCTTCATCCAGGAGCGGGCGGCATGGGGTGTCCGGGACTCGAGGCTAGCCAAACCACGGCGGGTTGGGTATGGGACCGGCATCTTGCCGCCATGGCTGCGGACAATGTGGCGCTCGAAGCCCTGCCGGTGGACACCGTCACGGGGTTTCAACATCGGCGTTTGATTGCGCTGCAAGGCATGCCGATCGGCGAAGTCTGGGACCTGGATGCCCTGGCCCAGGACTGTGCCGCCGATGGGGTCTACGAATTCATGCTCGTATCCGCGCCCTTGAATTTGCCGGGCGGGGTCGGCTCGCCGCCCAACGCCTACGCCCTCAAGTAAAGAAAGAAGGAGCCCATGCCGAAATTCCGCTTCGTAGTCATGAGTGCGCTGTGGTTGACCGCGTTCTTCTTGTTTCTCGATCGCGTTAATATCTCGCTCGCCATTCCCTACCTCATGGACGAACTCAAACTCACTGGCGTTGAGGCGGGCTTCATCCTCAGCTTCTATTATTGGGGCTATATTCTCGGACAACTAGGCGGCGGGGTCGCCTCCGATAAACTCAGCATTCGTAAATGGGCCTCGGTCATGTTTTTCTCCTGGTGCATTCTCACGGTGCTGACCGGCATGTGCCGCTCGGTATTGCAGTTTGCCGTCGTGCGCGGCCTTTTCGGCATCTCCGAAGGGTCGGTGGCCAATCCCATCAACAAACTGGAAAATCACTGGTTGCTCCCGCATGAGCGCGGCTGGGTGTACGGCGCCACGGTCGGCGCCGGCTATTTTGGGCTGATTGTCGGTCTCCCGCTCATCGGCTGGTTGATTAGTGCGTGGGGATGGCGGGTAATGTTCTACGGCACCGGGGCCTTAACCGTACTCGGCGTCTTCGTCTTCTGGTTGTTAATCTACGATCATCCCCATGAGCATCCATGGGTCTCTGCCGAAGAGAAAGCCCTCCTCGCGGACGCGCTGGCCAAGGACCGCGTGACGTTCGACCCCACCCAAGGTGCCGCCCGCGTGCTCTCGTTTGGCAAAGGCGTGCATATCCTCTTCGGCAATTGGGTGTTCTGGAGCATCTGCCTCAGCTTGTTTTTCACCCTCTGCGTGGGTTTCACCAATCTGAGTTGGCTGCCCGGATACTTGATGAAAGAACGAGGCTACACCGTCCTCGATAGTGGGTTGTATCTGACTATTCCCTATCTTGCCGCCTTCGCCGGTTCGCTGGCTGGAGGGTATCTGGGCGACCGCCTCGGCAACCGCAGCGCGATCGGTCTCGGCACTGCGCTCCTCAGCGGCCCAGCGCTCTTCGGGCTTGTGACGAGTCAGGATGTGGAGCATGTGATCCTATTCACCAGCATCACGCTGTTCTTAAACTCTGCCGCCTTTAATGCCACGGCGATTCTGCTCTTCGATTTATTACCGGCGGAAGTCCTTGGCATCGCCGCCGGCGTGGGCATCGGTTTGTTTGGCGGGCTAGGCGGTGTCGTGGGGCCGCTGATTCTCGGCTACTCCTATGATCGTAGCGGCTCGTTTTTCTGGGGGTTCGGTAGTCTGGGAATCGGGGCCATGGTCGGAGCTTTGGTCCTCGTTCCCATTTTCTTTTACGAGCAACGGGTCAAGCGAGAGAAGGCGGCACGAGCCGCCAGCCCATGAACCGAAGACTACCCTTTCCACAACTCCGACACCAACTCGGTGTCGATGTAAGCAGTGCCTTCCTTCACCTTGCCATCCGCGACCCGCATCACCCAACAGTAGCTGTTGTTATACGGTTTTCCCGACTTGGTCGTGGCTTTCCCTTCCCACTGGATGACGACGTTATCGCCCTCGGCGATGAGGTTCCGAACCGTGGGTCGAATCGGTCCCGCCAGTTTCGCGCTCAAGGGTTTGGTCGCTCCCTCGAAGAATTCCTGTTTGCTGTTGTAGGTACGCGACACCGGGCACGAGCCGATCACGGTCCAGCGCACGTTGTCGTCCAAGATGCCGAAGAAGGCACCTCCGTCGCCGCGTCCCCATGCGGCAAAAGCGTCCTGGATGAGTTGTTTATTTTCTGCAGCGCTCATAACTGTACCCTCCTTATGAAAAACGATTACCGGAAACGTCGGGGCACGGTACGCCGTGCCTGCCGATACTACAACGCCGCTGCCATCGTCTCCCCTTTTTGCATTTGCGCAAGGCTCACCGGAGCATTAGCCTCGAACGGACTCTTCAAGCCCAGCTTGTCGCCGATCTCGCGAATCGCCGGCATGACTTCCTGGCCCAGCAGACGAATGCACGACATGGAATCGAGATGGGAGACGTTGCCATCGTTGCCCCACAACGCCAGAATCGACGGGCGCGTTTCCTCGACGATCACCCGCAACTTTTCGATCACTTGCTTGGGGGTACCGGCAATGAGCGACATCGCTGCGAGTTGTTTCTCGAACGGCGGCATGCTCTGTTTGCGGCGACCGACGCGAAACTCGGCCAGCGGCTTGCGCGCCCACTCACCCAGATAGCCGGCGGGCGAAGCCCATAGCGGGTGCGTCAGACCGGTGAACTCGCCCTGCATCCACATAAACTGCTTGGCGTTTTCGATCGCCTTCTCCTCGGTCTCGGCGACATGACAGCGGATCAAATACCCGCGATGTTCCGGACCGGCGGTAAAGCCCACGCCGGCGGCAGTCTCATCGTAGAGTTGCCAGATCTTTTGGCATTCTTGAATCGGCGCGTTGAGAATAATGTACGGATAGCCATGCTCCGCCGCCCAGACGATGGTTTCGCGACTCACGACGCCGGGAATCCACACGCGCGGATGCGGCTGCTGCAGCGGTAACGCCCAAGGATTCACCACCCGCAGTTGGTAATGATCGCCCTCCCAACGGAACGGTCCGGGTTGTGTCCAAGTCTTCACGATGAGGTCATGGGCTTCGTTGAAACGCTCACGATTGAAAGCAGGGTTGGCATTGGCTGCTAATGACTCCACACCACCGCCACGCACGAATCCGGACACCAGTCGGCCCTTGGAGATCAAGTCGATCATGGCCAATTCTTCGGCGAGACGCACGGGGTTATCGGAGATCGGCAGTGGGTTGCCGAGCAGGACGATTTTGACGCGCTTGGTCATCCCCGCCAAGATGGAGGCAAAGACGTTGACCTTGGCCTGCATGCAAAAGGGCGCGTTATGGTGCTCATTCAACATGATGCCATCGACGCCGCACTCCTCCGCATAGAGGTACTCCTCCAGCCGTTCGTTGTAGAGGCGACTGGCCGCTTGCGGATCGAAAAATTTGTTCGGAAAGAGCAGCGCGGTGTAGCCGAACTTTTCTCCTTCCTCTTGTGGGTAGGCGGACATGGGCTGTTCGGTGAAATACATCAGATGCATAATGCCTCCTTAGTAACTAGTTATTAGTTATTAGTATTGAGTTATGAGTTTCTGGAAGGCTATTTCGATCATGACAGACTTCACAACCATCTACTAAAAACTAACCACTAAAAACTAGCTACTTCTTCAGAAACTCTATTACCAATTGCGCCAACTCGTTGGCCTTCTCGACCTCGACGAAATGCCCGCACTCGTTCAGCGTTGTCAGCTCGGCGTGTGGCAAGGCTTGCATGTAGCGTTCGCCGCAATTTATCGGGGCAATCCGGTCTTCCTTGCCCCAGACGATCAGCGTTGGCGTGTCCACACCTTTCAACAGCGTGGGAAACGCGGCGTTGAACATGTAAGGCTTCCAGGCGATGCGCGTGGTCATCTCCCGGTTGATCTCCCAGGTCACGAGCTGCTCGACCTCGGGCTCTTTCCCGTACAGTTCGTCCATGTGGCTCGGATCGTGAAAGCCCGCGCGCAGGTAATCCGTCGTGTACAAAAGGAACTGGTCGAGAATCTCGCCCCGGGTCGGCTTCATGCCCATGGCGCTCACCAGCACGAGCTTCCGAAGCTGATGGTGGTCCATCGTCGCCATTTCCGCCGCAATCCAGCCGCCAAACCCCAAGCCGACGATGGAGAGCGGAGGCAGCTTCATCTCCTTCAGCAGCCATTGATACAGGACCGCGAGGTCCCGCACGTTGCGCATCCACTCCGGGCGGTCGGATTTGTCGAATCCCGGATGGGAGGGCACATACACGGCGTAGTGCTGCGCCAACTGTTCGTAGAACGGCAGCCAGCCCGGGTTGCCTACATCACGATGCAGGATCAGTACAGGTTCGCCAGCCCCGCTGGTCAGGAAATGCACTTTCCCACCGGCCACTTCGGTTACGCTTTCGCTCCATGTGTGCGTCACAATCTTCGCTCCTACTTTCTTTGGGGAACAGGGTGCCAGCATTATGGCGCGTCTCGCCAGCGGCGGCAACAGTTGTAGGGGCGAGGTAACCTCGCCCCTACTGTGGGCAATTCTCTCCCAAAGCCAAGATTTTGATTTGTACCCGCCGTTCTGCCGCTTTCCCGAGAGGGGGGCTTTCTGCTAAAGAACGAAACAAGCAAACGACAGACGAGTGCAATGGAGGGAAAGCCTATGTTCAATCACCCTGTCATCTCAGCCGACGGTCACATCGATCTCCCGTGGTTGCCGCCGACGCTGTTTACCGAGAACGCGCCGGCCGCGTTCAAAGACAAAATGCCGAAAGTGGTGGAGGCTCCCGAGGGCCGCATGTGGGTGGCGCATAACGGTGCCAATCTTGGCCTCGCCGGCGGCATGGGCTCGGCCGGGCGTCCATACATTCCCGGGCAGATTTACCGCTCGGACCGCATGGCGTCGGAAGGGTTGTACGACGATTACAAGCGCGGCATCTTTCGCACCTCCGACCCGAAATATCGCTTGCTCGATCAGGATCGCGACGGCGTGGTCGCGGAAGTCCTCTACGGCATTCTGGGTGCGGCGTTCCGCCTGCAAGATCCAGAAATTGTCGAGACGGTCGTGCGGATCTACAACGACTTTGCCGCCGACTTTAGCAAAGCCTGTCCGGAGCGGCTGGCGACTATTGCTTGCCTGCCGACGTTCTCTCCAGCCAAGGCGGGAGACGAGTTGCGGCGCTGCGCCAAGATGGGCATCCGCGGCGCGGAGATTCCCATCTCTCCTGGCATGATGCCGCTGTGGCATAACGACTGGAACCCATTGTGGGAAGCGGCGCACGAGTGCGGCATTCCCATGCATTTCCATACCCTGGGACCGAAGCAAGACATGACGTGGCTGTCCGACCATCGCTCGCGCCGCATGTGGCTGGCCACGCTGCTGGCCGGGTTTCAGATGTCGATGGTCGAAGCGATGGCGGCGATCATCTATAGCGGCGCACTCGAACGCCTGCCCAATTTGAAAATCGTTATCGGCGAAGCCGGCATTGGCTGGATTCCTTATGTGCTCGAACGCCTCGACTACGAGTGGGAAGATCAGTTCAAAGACCTCGAACTGAAGATGAAACCCAGCGAATACTGGTATCGGCAGATGTACGCCACTTACCAGCAGGACCAGTCCGGCATCGATCAGATCGACAAAGTCGGCGTGAACAACGTCATGTGGGGCTCGGATTTCCCCCACCCGGACGGTGTGTGGCCGGACTCGCAGGAATTTCTCTCCCAGCAAGTGGCGCATTTGCCGGAAGCCACCCGGCGGAAGATCGTCTACGAAAACGCGGCCAAGTTGTACGGCTTCCCCATGCAGAATTAAGTGTCAGGGCGCGTTCATCGCGCCCCTCCAGGCGGGACCATCCCAAATCGAATCACGCCATTCTTTAAGAAACTGCGACGGCACGGAGTCGCCGGACTAAAGCGCGTCAAAGAGCGCGAGATCTTCGTCTTCGCGGTCAGGCACCGTGGCGCTTGACCCTCCTCGTTGTAAGCGAAGTCGAAGGCTAGGCGGCGCTCAGCGCACAACTTTCAGACGTGTGCCACTGGGAATTAGAGATTGGTCATTTCTACCCTTTGTCCTTTACTCTTTGGCCTGCCTGCGCCAGCAAGAGTTCGCCTTTCAACCGCCACAGTTCCGCTTCATAATACCGTGCGCCCGTCTGCTCGACTCTCGCCAAGGCCTCGGTCACGGCAGCGAGTCCCTCCTCTGGTCGTACGGCTTTCCTCTGTGCATCGGCGAACAAACCGAGAAAATATGGGTAAATGATCGATGAATTGATCGCGCCGTATGCAGTCAGCGCTTGGTGCAGTCGCGCCACTCCTTCTTCGATTTGTCCCTGTTCGGCAAGAGTCCACGCTTGTACGATGATGCCGGTCACGGACCATAACGGAAACCCTTGTTCGGTTGACAACGTCATTGCGCGCTGTGCGCTCTCTTGGGCGGAACGTGCTTCTCGACAGAGCTGACGGACAATAGAAGTATGACATAAGGTCTGTGCGAGACTGTGCGCATGAGACAACTCGTGCGCCATGGTCAACGTTTCTCGCGCCATACTTCGTGCCTGATCCGGATAGCCGAGCGTCCACAAGACAAACATAGTGTAACAGCGGCACAGGACCCCTAGGTCTGTTACGTAAGCAGGAGAGCGATGCTGTTGAGGATCGTAGAGGGCAATTCCCTGTTCGAGATAGAACCAAGCGCGAGGAAAATCCCCAGTCCAAAACAGAGCGGCGCCAAGGGCATTGTACGCTAACACGCGAGGGAGCGCGGGCTGGCTCTTGTGCGTCAGACTGACGAGCTGTTCGCCCAGCTCTCGCGCAACCTGCGGCTTTCCCTGTCCAATGGAAAACCAACACAACCCCCAGAGTGCTGGAATCAGTTCGGGACCTTTTCCTAACTGTACGCATAATTCCCGCGCTCGTGAGAACGCCTGCTCCACTTCCTGAGCCCCTACGCCTTTGGTAGCACCTAACGGCGCGCCCAGAGCGATTTGCAACGCCACTTCTTGTCGATTGCGCTCCCGAGTAGCGGGGAGGATCTTGAGGAGTTCGAGTCCTTGAGTGAAATGACGGATCGCTTCCGCTGGTGCATTGCGTTGGACAGCGTTTCTTCCCGCGAGTTGTAAATACCGCACAGCTCGTGGGTAGTCGCGTCCCTCCGCGAAATGCACGGCCAGCTCCGCCGCCCGCTCTCCCGCCCGCTCCCCATATGCCCGCTCTAGACGCTCTCCCAACTGCCGATGCCACTGCCGATGGCGAGTCGGGGTGACCTGTTCGTGCCACAACTGCTGGCACAACGCATGCTCAAATCCGTACCGCGCCGCCTCCGTCCCGTCCGGCCAGGCGCTGATGCCTGCCCGCCGCAGGAACTGCCGCCGCCGCACTAAACCCTCACAGCGCTCTTCCATGGTAGCGATATCGAGCGCGAGCACCTCCGCCGCCAAGGCCGATGAAAACTCCAGCCCCGCCACGCTGGCGACCATCAACACCTGCTCCTCTTCCGCCGTCATCCGGGCGCGTCGCTGAGCAAAGAACTCCCGCACACTCTCAGGGAGCCACGCTTGGAGCTGCGCCAGCCCTCCCTGCCAAGTGACCTGCCCATCTTCGACTCGAAGCACCTCTTGTCTCACTAACTCGTCTGTCAAGGAGACCAGAAAAAAAGGATGCCCTTCCGTTCGCTCATGAAGCATCTGCCCCAGTTGAGGAGGCACGACATTGCCCGCAAAGCGCGCTCGTACGTAGTGCTCGACGGCTGGACCGTTCAGGCCTGTCAGGGCGATCTCGCTACTCTGTCTATGAACCTGCAGTTCCTGCACGAGCGTGTGCAACGGATGCCCGTTCGTGAGGAGGTCAACCGGACGATAGGTTCCCAGGATCAGCAGCCGCGCCGGTTCGCGGCACCGCGCCAGGTGCGCCAACAGGTTCACGGTGGCTGGGTCGCTCCAATGCAGGTCTTCAAGCACCAGCACCAACGTGGTGTCAACAGTGAGGATTTCGAGGAACGTGGCCATCTCTCGCAACATGCGCTCACGTGTCGTTCCCGCCATGCGCCGCTGGAGATCGGCCAGTTCTGCGGGCTCCAGGAGCGAGGGCATCTGCACCAGCCACAGCGGTGCATACCGCCGCAACAGGTCCAGTAAGGCATCGTCTTTCCTCGCATGACAAAGATGCTCCAGCGCCGCCAACACCGGCATGTAGGGCTCGCCTGGTCCGTAGTGTTCAATGCATTGCCCGTGAGCGATCCAAAGAAGGGGTGTTGGGTGTTGGGCGTTGGGGATTAGGGTTAAGAGTGGAAAATTTTTGCCTTCTGTCTTTTGCTTTTTCTGATCCCCAGCCCCTAGCCCCCAGTCCCTAACCCCCAGCTGCGCCAGAAACGCATCGATGAGCGCCGTCTTCCCGACCCCGGGCTCCCCAGTCACGAACACGAGCTGACGCTCTCCTTGCTCGGCTTTGGCCAACCAGCTGTGCAACTGCGCCAGTTCAAGCTCACGACCTACCACCATAAGTGCTAGGTGTTGGGGGCTAGGGGCTAGGGAAAATGTTTGACTTTGGATTTGCGACTTTGGACTTGCGACTTGCGAAACAAAGCTGAGCGGAGCAATAAACCGCCAGCCCTGCTGACTGACGGTCTCGACGAACTGCGGATGTGCAGCTGTGTCGCCCAGCGCGTGGCGTAACTCCCAGAGACTGGCGCGTAGAACCTGGGAAGTGACTTTCGTTGCGCTCCAGACCGCGCCGCGCAGTTCCGCGCGGGTCACGAGCTGTCCGGCATGTTCCACCAGGTAGCGCAGCACGGCGAAGGTTTTGGGGCGCAGTGAGATGATCCGGGCTTCATGCCACAGGACTTGATTCTCTAGATCAAGACGAAAAGGAGGAAAGAAGAAGAGGTTGGAGTCTGCCATGAGGGAGGCTATAGCACAGCGTCTAAGAAAAATTCAACGTTTGCCCCTTCAATTTTCCGACATCCGAATCCTCATCCTGACATTCGAGCCCGTGGGCGTTGTTTTCTTTACTGACGGAGATATTATTCAAAACAATAAATTTCCCGCACGGCGCGAGAGAGAAAACGATGACTCCACAGGCGACCGAAATACTGACAACGGTGGCTCGCGAGCTGCATCTTTCCGAAGAAGATCTTGTAAAACAGGGGCTGCGCGGCGTTTTGGAACGGCAGGTGCGCGAGGTCAAGGCGGAAATCTTCGCTCTTCACGGCCAGTATGGCGTGTCCAGCGTGGAGGAGATGGAGGCTCGCTATCAAGATGGGTCGATCGAGGAAGCCGATTCGTGGCGAGATCTTCAGCGCCTCGACCACCTCGAGTCCAAGCGTGACCGTCTGCTAAAGCTGTTGGGGGACGTTGCGTGAGCGTGGTAGACATTGAGCGTCTACGTGAGATCGCCGAGGTAGAGTTCGCGGAGATTGTGACCGAAGCGATTATCCCTGACGCCGATGAGCTGCGGATATTCCTTATTGACGGCAGTTTTACCGATCTTTGGTTTTCGTTGAAACTGCGAGAGCGGTACAGCTTTCATTGGGAGCGCCGGGTTATTGACGGAACAATCTACCGCCACGACAACGCGCCTCATCGACGCTGGCAGCCGGTCGCGACCTTTCCTCGCCACTTCCACAACGGCGGCGAACTCAATGTGACGGAAAGTCATATCAGCGCAGTCCCCGAAGAAGCGCTTCGGGAATTCCTCTCCTTTGTACGACAGACAATACAATCTCGGTAATGGTTCAGTTTCGTCTTTTCTTGTAGGGGCATCTCTATGTGGGTGCCCTTTTGCCGGGCGGCCACGCAGGGCCGCCCCTACGAGGACACAGGCATGAATCGAACTGAACCACTACCAAAATCTCTGTCCCCTTGACTTCTTCTAACAACACGTTCGTTTCTTGCCGTAGCACAGCGTCTAAGAAAAATTAAACGCCCTGTGGATGCAAATTTAACCAAGAATTTCCTTTTTTCTCTTGCTCGGTCCATCGCGTTATGGCAAAGAGTCAGGAAATCTTTTTATAACGACTGACGTGGCTGACAACCTGATCGGAGGGGAGATCGATGGTGATGAGACATAGGGGTGAAGTTAAGCAGACCACTATGAGTATTGGGCAGGCACCTTGGAGTGCGGACGCCATG
The window above is part of the Deltaproteobacteria bacterium genome. Proteins encoded here:
- a CDS encoding amidohydrolase: MAKGIISADSHFVEPPSMWAERLDKKFRDRAPHTVRGLNGRDGEFFVCQNINPFPVAAFFGAGVPSEVLAEHNKKGMEAAPASVWDPDARLKDQDRDGVLAEVIYTSMGMPLYMLDDSELRDACFRAYNDWAVDYCSHNPKRLLPLGLLSLEDIPSGVEEMQRIAKRGVRGAMIWAEAPSDKPYNHADYDPVWAAAQDLQFPLSLHVLTGRKGTGVDFFSGNLALQASTLHHEVERSLAVFVLGGVLERFPKLTIVSAENDVAWFPYFMWRMDMIHSRLGGLAGTKLSMKPSEYIKRQVYATFINEPIFLKTMDLYGPDNAMWSSDYPHTAATWPRSQEFINKTFTGLSEAEREKIVHDTAVKVYRIDL
- a CDS encoding PAS domain-containing sensor histidine kinase; translation: MACQHALLFCKKGEQFTRRRKDRNDMADIEKPKRQLQQMTAPDEQDRRYRHLVEHSLGLICLHDFDGNLLYVNPASANALGYAPDAWKGKTLRDFLAPAFLPLFDLYLERIRHQHADEGLMQVVTQTGEKRIWKYHNVWYEEDGRPLYVLGYAQDVTEEVRLERALRKARDELELRVQELAKAKEAAEAADRAKSEFLATMSHELRTPLNVILGYIDMLLDLPEDFSAGQQRAFLQRVNKNARGLYDLITGVLDFNRLEAGRAPLALTETNVREVLLEVERETQGLCELSGLTYRWIIEEELPFIRTDVGKLKVVLKNLVGNAVKFTKAGNVTISATRQAEGVLFCVKDTGAGIPADQQSLIFEAFQKAEGSSEENGNGFGLGLHIAKRLLSLLGGTIAVESEVGKGATFRVWLPAQGLPTV
- a CDS encoding cyclase family protein produces the protein MSTIPKFAQLPLVGQTAERHAWEVFGRDDQLGTVNLLTPERVRHAATLVRTGRTINLNLPLNFPITLYSGFRSGYRHHIEVNRGGRDDYVDNFAMQGSSQWDSLRHIRFREFGYYGGRQDEDVDGKGLLGIEHWAQHGIIGRGVLLDAAGYMERQGTPLDATKKFAMDGAFLEAVANAEGLQLQHGDILLLRTGWLTWYKTLDEAGREALRGTLHPGAGGMGCPGLEASQTTAGWVWDRHLAAMAADNVALEALPVDTVTGFQHRRLIALQGMPIGEVWDLDALAQDCAADGVYEFMLVSAPLNLPGGVGSPPNAYALK
- a CDS encoding MFS transporter, with product MPKFRFVVMSALWLTAFFLFLDRVNISLAIPYLMDELKLTGVEAGFILSFYYWGYILGQLGGGVASDKLSIRKWASVMFFSWCILTVLTGMCRSVLQFAVVRGLFGISEGSVANPINKLENHWLLPHERGWVYGATVGAGYFGLIVGLPLIGWLISAWGWRVMFYGTGALTVLGVFVFWLLIYDHPHEHPWVSAEEKALLADALAKDRVTFDPTQGAARVLSFGKGVHILFGNWVFWSICLSLFFTLCVGFTNLSWLPGYLMKERGYTVLDSGLYLTIPYLAAFAGSLAGGYLGDRLGNRSAIGLGTALLSGPALFGLVTSQDVEHVILFTSITLFLNSAAFNATAILLFDLLPAEVLGIAAGVGIGLFGGLGGVVGPLILGYSYDRSGSFFWGFGSLGIGAMVGALVLVPIFFYEQRVKREKAARAASP
- a CDS encoding nuclear transport factor 2 family protein: MSAAENKQLIQDAFAAWGRGDGGAFFGILDDNVRWTVIGSCPVSRTYNSKQEFFEGATKPLSAKLAGPIRPTVRNLIAEGDNVVIQWEGKATTKSGKPYNNSYCWVMRVADGKVKEGTAYIDTELVSELWKG
- a CDS encoding LLM class flavin-dependent oxidoreductase, whose amino-acid sequence is MHLMYFTEQPMSAYPQEEGEKFGYTALLFPNKFFDPQAASRLYNERLEEYLYAEECGVDGIMLNEHHNAPFCMQAKVNVFASILAGMTKRVKIVLLGNPLPISDNPVRLAEELAMIDLISKGRLVSGFVRGGGVESLAANANPAFNRERFNEAHDLIVKTWTQPGPFRWEGDHYQLRVVNPWALPLQQPHPRVWIPGVVSRETIVWAAEHGYPYIILNAPIQECQKIWQLYDETAAGVGFTAGPEHRGYLIRCHVAETEEKAIENAKQFMWMQGEFTGLTHPLWASPAGYLGEWARKPLAEFRVGRRKQSMPPFEKQLAAMSLIAGTPKQVIEKLRVIVEETRPSILALWGNDGNVSHLDSMSCIRLLGQEVMPAIREIGDKLGLKSPFEANAPVSLAQMQKGETMAAAL